In Sulfitobacter sp. W027, a single window of DNA contains:
- the xdhA gene encoding xanthine dehydrogenase small subunit has translation MDITFLLNGEVVSLSNVSPTTTLLDWLREERGLTGTKEGCNEGDCGACSVMITDAEGSRALNGCILFLPQVNAKAVTTVEGMASADGTLHPVQETMVEHHGSQCGFCTPGFVVSMATAHLNGATDHDVQLAGNLCRCTGYAPIIRAAKAAEGAPVPEHLRTLKSKLAQDIPAPAKAKGAPHVQPESSDELAAWYLDNPDATLIAGATDVGLWVTKGFRDLGAVAFLNRCADLRGITEDETGLRIGAMTTLTEVEAKLSPLHPSLGTMLRRYGSTQVRNAATLGGNIANGSPIGDGPPALIALGATLHLRRGDTRREMPLEDFFLDYGKQDRAPGEFVEAITVPRQHDTLRCYKLSKRFDQDISAVCGCISITGNGSEILTARIAFGGMAATPKRAAAAEAALIGQPWNEEAIRKAMEAMTKDFTPLSDMRASAAYRMQAAQNMLLRYFHDANGTPTNLLEVSA, from the coding sequence ATGGACATCACTTTTCTTCTCAATGGAGAAGTCGTGTCACTCTCCAACGTGTCCCCGACCACCACCCTGCTTGACTGGCTGCGCGAAGAGCGTGGCCTGACCGGGACCAAGGAGGGCTGCAATGAGGGCGACTGCGGCGCCTGTTCAGTAATGATTACCGATGCGGAGGGAAGCCGTGCGTTGAACGGCTGTATCCTCTTCCTCCCGCAGGTGAATGCCAAAGCCGTCACCACGGTTGAGGGCATGGCCAGCGCCGATGGCACGCTGCATCCGGTGCAGGAGACGATGGTCGAACACCACGGCAGCCAATGCGGTTTCTGTACGCCAGGCTTCGTCGTCTCGATGGCCACGGCGCATCTTAATGGTGCAACGGATCATGACGTGCAACTGGCAGGCAACCTCTGCCGCTGCACCGGCTACGCGCCGATCATCCGCGCGGCCAAAGCCGCCGAAGGCGCGCCGGTGCCAGAACATCTGCGCACCCTCAAGTCAAAGTTGGCGCAGGACATCCCAGCCCCCGCCAAAGCCAAAGGCGCGCCGCATGTGCAGCCCGAAAGCAGCGACGAACTCGCCGCTTGGTATCTCGACAATCCGGACGCCACACTGATCGCCGGGGCGACGGACGTGGGTCTTTGGGTCACCAAAGGCTTCCGCGATCTTGGCGCCGTGGCCTTCCTCAACCGCTGCGCGGATCTACGCGGGATTACCGAGGATGAAACCGGCCTGCGCATTGGCGCGATGACGACGCTAACCGAGGTTGAGGCGAAACTGAGCCCCCTGCACCCCAGCTTGGGCACCATGCTGCGGCGCTATGGCTCGACGCAGGTGCGCAATGCAGCGACCTTGGGCGGCAATATCGCCAATGGCTCTCCCATCGGAGACGGCCCGCCCGCCCTGATTGCGCTTGGCGCCACGCTGCATCTGCGCCGTGGTGACACGCGGCGCGAGATGCCGCTCGAGGATTTCTTCCTCGACTACGGCAAGCAGGACCGCGCTCCGGGGGAATTCGTCGAGGCGATCACCGTGCCGCGCCAGCACGATACGCTGCGCTGCTACAAACTGTCGAAACGCTTCGATCAAGACATCTCGGCGGTCTGCGGCTGTATTTCGATCACCGGCAACGGCAGCGAAATACTAACTGCCCGCATCGCCTTCGGCGGCATGGCCGCCACCCCGAAACGCGCTGCCGCCGCCGAAGCCGCGCTGATTGGCCAGCCGTGGAACGAAGAGGCCATCCGCAAGGCAATGGAGGCGATGACCAAGGACTTCACCCCGCTGTCGGACATGCGCGCCTCGGCGGCCTACCGGATGCAGGCGGCCCAGAACATGCTGCTGCGCTACTTCCACGATGCCAATGGCACCCCCACGAACCTGCTGGAGGTCTCGGCATGA